The Flavipsychrobacter sp. genome contains the following window.
CCTAAGAATCGTCTTGGACGTGCTATGTACAAGAAATTATTCGTGTACGACGGAGCTGAGCATCCGCACAAAGCACAACAACCAAAGGAACTTAAGTTTTAATTAAACCGTAAAATTCATCCTCAATATAATGGAGAAGCAAATAAATGCCGTAGGTCGCCGTAAACAAGCCGTTGCTCGTGTATACTTGAGCAAAGGTACTGGCAACATCACGGTTAACGACAAAGAATACAAGGAGTACTTCCAACTGATGTATTTGCAAAATCAGGTAGAACTTCCGCTTAAAGCTCTTGAAGCTACTGATAGCTTTGATATCGTTATCAATGTTACAGGTGGTGGCCCTAAAGGTCAGGCAGAAGCTATTAAGCTTGGTATTGCACGTGTACTTTGTGAAGTAAATGCAGAAAACCGCCCAACGTTGAAACATGCTGGGTTATTGACTCGTGACCCTCGTTCTGTAGAGCGTAAGAAATTCGGTAAGCGTAAGGCACGCCGTAGCTTCCAGTTCTCTAAACGTTAATCGCTGGTTGTATTCTTTATTGTTTAACTGTCAAGAAATTATAAAATGGAAGATAATAAAAGCCTACATCAGCAACTATTAGAAGCTGGTGTTCATTTCGGTCACTTAAAGAAAAAGTGGAATCCAAAGATGTTACCATACATCTTTACCGAGAAAAATGGTATCCACCTTATCGATTTGAACAAAACTATCGAAGGGTTGGAAGAAGCTGCTGCTGCAATGAAATCTATCGCTAAAAGCGGTAAGAAGATCATGTTCGTTGCTACTAAGAAGCAAGCTAAAGAGATCGTTTCTGAAAGCGCAGAGAAAGTAAACATGCCTCACGTTACTGAGCGTTGGTTAGGTGGTATGTTGACTAACTTCAGCACTATCCGTAAGAGCGTGAAGAAGATGCAGAGCATTGAAAAAATGCTTGAAGATGGTAGCCTAGAGAGCGTTACTAAGAAAGAGCGTCTTACACTTACACGTAATAAAGATAAAATGCAGAAAGTACTAGGTGGTATCTCTCAAATGGGACGTACTCCTGCTGCATTATTCATCTGCGATATCTCTCACGAGCATATTGCACTAGCAGAAGCTAAACGTTTGAACATTCCTACGTTTGCAATGGTAGATACTAATAGCGACCCTACAAAAGTAGATTTCGCTATCCCTGCAAACGATGATGCTACTAAGTCTATTGCTATCATTACGCAATACCTTACAGCAGCTATCATGGAAGGTTTAGAAGAGCGTGCTCAAAATAAAGATGCTGAAGCTGAAGAAGCTGAAGAAGTAGAAACAAGAGAGCGTGGCGTGAACATCAACGATGATGATGATGATGTGAAGAAAGAGAAAAAACGCCGTCCGAAGCAAGGCGCGGGACGCCCTAAGGCAAGCGGAGCTTCTAAAACAGCTAAGTAAGTCTTAATATAAATTATAATATAGCCTTAAAGCCCCATGTTTGGGGCTTTAAGCATGAATATCGAATTTCGTACAAGATTTTAATAAAAACTTTTTAAAGCATTTAAACAATGAGTGTTACTATATCTGCAGCAGATGTAAATAAGCTTCGTAAGCAAACAGGTGCTGGAATGATGGACTGTCGTAAGGCATTAATCGAAACTGATGGCGATTTTGAAAAAGCTATCGATTTTCTTCGTAAAAGCGGACAGAAAGTAGCTGCAAAACGTAGCGATAGAGAAGCGAACGAAGGTGTTGTGATCGCTAAAGCTAATGCTGACAATACTTTTGGTGTTATCATCAACCTTAGCTCTGAGACTGACTTCGTAGCTAAAAATGAAGAGTTTATTGCTTTTGCTCAATCAGTAGCAGACCTTGCTATTGATACTAAAGCAGCTACTATTGATGAGCTTAAAGCAGCTAAAATGGGTGATATTACTCTAGCGGACAAGCTTCTTGAGGTAGTAGGTAAAATAGGTGAGAAAATAGATATCGTAAGATATGAGCATGTAACTAGCGAGTCTGTTGCTGCATATATCCACGCAGGATACCGTATCGGTGTATTAGTAGCTATGAACCAAGCTGCTAACGACGATATCATTGGTGCAGGTAAAGACGCTGCTATGCAAATAGCTGCAATGAACCCACTAGGTGTTGACGAAAACAGCATACCTCAAGAAACTATTGAGCGCGAGCGTGCAATAGCTGTTGACCAGATCAAAGCAGAAGGTAAACCTGCTGATATGGCAGAGAAGATCGCTGTTGGTAAGTTGAACAAGTTCTTCAAAGAGAACACACTTCTTCCTCAACCTTTCGTAAAAGATAATAGCATTACAGTAGGTAAGCATCTTGATGCTGTATCTTCTGGCCTTACAGTTACTAGCTTCGTACGCGTAGCAGTAGCAGGATAATATTCAGTAAGTACAATAACAAAGCCGTGGATACATTTTCACGGCTTTTTTTATACGAATAAATACGTATTTAAAATACCTGAAATAAGGTATTCTTGCAGCAAAATCACACTGTACTTTTACACCATTATTAATCAATATTTAAAGTTGAAACATATTATATTCTTTCATTAATTAGAAAGATTTATTTGTTTTGCATTAAGATTATAGCAAACTGAAGTAATACGCTATTACCATTTATTACTTTTTTGTTGTTAAACATACTTTATGAAAAAAATATCTTTACTCCTTTGTCTTGTAGCCTTGCTGTCTTTTGGTGCATCAGCACAGCGCTACATTGGTATTTCCACAAGTAACTGGAGCGGTACCAATAGCTTGTACCTTAACCCTGCCAATGCAGCAGATAGTAGGCACAAGTTCACGATCGATCTATTTTCTCTTAATGTAGGTCTGGATAATAACCTAGCTAAGATCAATACTTCCGAGGCTATAAAGTATATCAACGACCCGAATAATAATGATATATCAAAGGCATATACTTTTGGTAATAATGATAAGTTCAGCCTTATGGCTCCTTATGCCGAGATACGTGGCCCTGGTGCTATGGTAAGCATAGGTAGAAAACACGGACTTGCGTTAACCACTCGTGTGCGTGCCTTCAATCAGTTTCACGACTTCAACAAAAACCTATATCGTACTATAGTAGACCAAGACTTTAGAAACTCTGCTAGTAGTAATTATGTAGTTAACTCAGGTAATTCTTTTAACTACACTACTCATGCGTGGACTGAAATAGGTCTTACCTATGGTGGTGTGCTATATGACGGTGGTAAGCACTTTGTAAAGGGTGGTCTTACAGTACGCTACCTTATGGGTGCGGGCTATGTAAGTCTTACCAGTGCTAATATCAATGCCGTTTCTTATGGTGCTCAAGACTCTGTTGTGGTTACTAATAGTAATATGAAATTTGGTACTACTATAGCTAACGGAGAGTTTGGTACTAATGTAAACGATTATCTATTTGGCTCAGCTGGTAAGGGCGTAGGTGGCGACTTTGGTTTTGTATATGAGTGGAGACCAAATCATGCTAAGTATAGATACGATATGGACGGCGATACCAACATTGTTAACGATGCCGTTAATAAATACAAATTACGTTTCTCGGTAGCAGTTACTGACTTTGGTGTTATCACCTACGAGGGTAAGAACAACTTTGACTTGAACATCACAGGTAATGGATATATAAAAGGTGCTACGCTTGCTGATAGCATCGGTAGCTACAATAGCTTGAGAAACTATGCTAAGAGCCACGGCTTTGGAGTAGATAGCAGCACTGGTCAAAGATCTACAAACGTTGTATTGCCAACTGCATTAGTAACCAATGTAGACTACCACGCAGTAAAGAACCTATACATTAATGCTATGTTCATTGCCAATGTAGCAAACCGTAATGTACATGGTAATACGATCTATAGTCAATTAACTGTTACTCCTCGTTGGGACACTCGTGTGTTCAGTGTAGGTGTACCGATTACTTACAATTTCTTAGCTAAGAATGTAAGAGCTGGTCTTGGAGCACGTGTAGGAGGTTTCTTTGTAGGTAGTGATGATATTGCCGGCTTGTTCAGCAATAGCACAAACGGTTTTAACTTCTACTTCGGAGCTTCTATTCCTTTCAACAAAAAGAAACCAAAAGATACTGACGGAGACCTAGTATCGAACAAGAAAGATAAGTGTAAGAAAGAAAAAGGTACTTGGGAGCTAAGAGGTTGCCCTATACCAGACCAAGATGGTGATGGCATATTAGACTCTGTTGACAAATGTCCTCAAGTTCCAGGTGTTGCTTCTGCTGATGGTTGCCCTGATGCTGATGGTGATGGTATTGCTGATGGCGAAGATCGTTGCCCTGAAAAAGCAGGACCAGAAGAATATCAAGGTTGCCCTGATACAGACAGCGATGGTATAGTGGATATTGAAGATGCTTGTCCTACAGTACCAGGTTTAGCGCAATATGGCGGATGCCCTGATAGCGATGGTGATGGTATTATAGATGGTGAAGATAGATGTCCGGAAGTTGCAGGACCTGCTTCAAACCAAGGGTGCCCAGAGATAACTGTTGAAGAGAAGAAAACTTTAGAGTTTGCAGCAACTGCTATCGAGTTTGACCTAGGCAAAGCTTCTATCAGAAAAGGTTCTCATGAACTACTTGATAAGATAGTTGAGATATTGAACAACCATCCTGAATATGACATGACCATTGATGGCCATACTGATGCTTCGGGTAGTGATGCTGTTAACTTAAAGCTATCTAAAGAAAGAGCTAATGCTGTGAAAGCTTACTTTGAATCTAAAGGTATCGCTTCTAGCAGACTAAAAGCTGAAGGTT
Protein-coding sequences here:
- the rpsI gene encoding 30S ribosomal protein S9, giving the protein MEKQINAVGRRKQAVARVYLSKGTGNITVNDKEYKEYFQLMYLQNQVELPLKALEATDSFDIVINVTGGGPKGQAEAIKLGIARVLCEVNAENRPTLKHAGLLTRDPRSVERKKFGKRKARRSFQFSKR
- the rpsB gene encoding 30S ribosomal protein S2, producing MEDNKSLHQQLLEAGVHFGHLKKKWNPKMLPYIFTEKNGIHLIDLNKTIEGLEEAAAAMKSIAKSGKKIMFVATKKQAKEIVSESAEKVNMPHVTERWLGGMLTNFSTIRKSVKKMQSIEKMLEDGSLESVTKKERLTLTRNKDKMQKVLGGISQMGRTPAALFICDISHEHIALAEAKRLNIPTFAMVDTNSDPTKVDFAIPANDDATKSIAIITQYLTAAIMEGLEERAQNKDAEAEEAEEVETRERGVNINDDDDDVKKEKKRRPKQGAGRPKASGASKTAK
- the tsf gene encoding translation elongation factor Ts, encoding MSVTISAADVNKLRKQTGAGMMDCRKALIETDGDFEKAIDFLRKSGQKVAAKRSDREANEGVVIAKANADNTFGVIINLSSETDFVAKNEEFIAFAQSVADLAIDTKAATIDELKAAKMGDITLADKLLEVVGKIGEKIDIVRYEHVTSESVAAYIHAGYRIGVLVAMNQAANDDIIGAGKDAAMQIAAMNPLGVDENSIPQETIERERAIAVDQIKAEGKPADMAEKIAVGKLNKFFKENTLLPQPFVKDNSITVGKHLDAVSSGLTVTSFVRVAVAG
- a CDS encoding OmpA family protein, whose amino-acid sequence is MKKISLLLCLVALLSFGASAQRYIGISTSNWSGTNSLYLNPANAADSRHKFTIDLFSLNVGLDNNLAKINTSEAIKYINDPNNNDISKAYTFGNNDKFSLMAPYAEIRGPGAMVSIGRKHGLALTTRVRAFNQFHDFNKNLYRTIVDQDFRNSASSNYVVNSGNSFNYTTHAWTEIGLTYGGVLYDGGKHFVKGGLTVRYLMGAGYVSLTSANINAVSYGAQDSVVVTNSNMKFGTTIANGEFGTNVNDYLFGSAGKGVGGDFGFVYEWRPNHAKYRYDMDGDTNIVNDAVNKYKLRFSVAVTDFGVITYEGKNNFDLNITGNGYIKGATLADSIGSYNSLRNYAKSHGFGVDSSTGQRSTNVVLPTALVTNVDYHAVKNLYINAMFIANVANRNVHGNTIYSQLTVTPRWDTRVFSVGVPITYNFLAKNVRAGLGARVGGFFVGSDDIAGLFSNSTNGFNFYFGASIPFNKKKPKDTDGDLVSNKKDKCKKEKGTWELRGCPIPDQDGDGILDSVDKCPQVPGVASADGCPDADGDGIADGEDRCPEKAGPEEYQGCPDTDSDGIVDIEDACPTVPGLAQYGGCPDSDGDGIIDGEDRCPEVAGPASNQGCPEITVEEKKTLEFAATAIEFDLGKASIRKGSHELLDKIVEILNNHPEYDMTIDGHTDASGSDAVNLKLSKERANAVKAYFESKGIASSRLKAEGYGESQPVADNKTRAGRAKNRRVVMDMKLR